CGTGTCACTCCTTCGGTTGCGGGGCGGCCCAAGCCGGCCGCCCGGATGTCGTCAGATACGTTCGAACACGGCGGCGATGCCCTGCCCGCCGCCGATGCACATCGTCACCAGCGCGTAGCGGCCCGAGATCCGGTGCAGCTCGTAGAGCGCCTTGACGGTGATCAGCGCGCCCGTCGCGCCGATCGGATGGCCGAGCGAGATGCCCGAGCCGTTCGGATTCACCTTCGCCGGGTCGAAGCCCAGTTCGTTCGCGACCGCGCAAGCCTGCGCCGCGAACGCCTCGTTCGCCTCGATCACGTCGAGCTCGGCCACGCCGATGCCCGCGCGCTCAAGCGCCTTCCGCGTGGCCGGCACCGGGCCGATGCCCATGTAGGCCGGATCGACGCCCGCATGCGCGTAGGCCACCAGCCGCGCCAGCGGCTTCAGGCCGCGCGCCTCGGCCACGCGCCGCTCCATCAGCGTGACGGCGGCCGCCGCATCGTTGATGCCCGACGCGTTGCCGGCCGTCACCGTGCCGTCCTCCTTGGCGAACACCGGGCGCAGCTTCGCGAAATCCCCGGCCGCCGCGTCGTGGCGCACGTGCTCGTCGGAGTCGAACGTGACGGTGCCGCGCTTCGAGCCGATCTCGATCGGCAGGATCTGGGTCTTGAAGTAGCCGGCCTTCGTCGCGTGCGAGGCGCGGCGGTGCGATTCGAGCGCGAGCGCGTCCTGTGCCTCGCGCGTGATGCCGTACTTCGCCGCCACGTTCTCGGCCGTCACGCCCATGGGGATCGCCTGAAACGGATCGCTGAGCGCGCCGAGCATCATGTCGACCACCTTCACGTCGCCCATGCGCTGCCCGAAGCGCGCCGCCGGCATCGAATACGGCGCGCGGCTCATGCTCTCCGCGCCGCCCGCCACCGCGATCTCGGCGTCGCCGAGCAGCACGCTCTGCGCCGCCGAGACGATCGCCTGCAGGCCCGAGCCGCACAGCCGGTTCACCGTGAGCGCCGGCACGTGCTGCGAGACGCCGCCCTCGATCGCCGCCACGCGCGCCAGATACATGTCCTTCGGCTCGGTGTGGACCACGTTGCCGAACACCACGTGCCCGACCTCGTCGCCCGCCACGCCCGCGCGCTCCAGCGCCTCGCGCAGCACGCGCGCGCCGAGCGCCGTCGGCGCGAAATCCTTCAGGCTGCCGCCGAACCCGCCGATTGCGGTACGTACCCCGCTGACCACCACCACTTCGCGTTGCATCGCGCCTCCCTGCCTCATTTTGTGTCGGACGACCCGCAGGGTAATACGGAAGCCGCCGACGGCAACCGAGGAATCCTTCGACCGGGCCGGGCCACGGGCACTGCGCGGCCGCCGGCTCAGCCGCCCAGCAAGGCGCGGACCGCCTGCGCGTCCGGAATCGGCGCGACCGCGCCGTAGCCGCGCGTCGAGAGCGCCGCCGCCGCGTTCGCGTAGCGCGCCGCCGCGAACGCGTCGTCGCCAGCCACCAGCCTTGCGATGAACGCGCCGCCGAAGCAGTCGCCCGCGCCGGTCGCGTCGAGCGCGTCGACGACGAAAGCGGGCACCAGCCGCCGCGCGTCGCGCGTGGCCACGTAGGCGCCCGCTTTACCGAGCTTCAGCGCGACCACCCGCGGGCCGCAGTCGAGCAGCGCGTCGACGATCGCGTCGCGCTCGTCGAGACCCGTCAGCACCGTCACGTCGTCCCAACTCGGCAGGCAGATGTCGGTGCGGCGCAGCGCCTCCAGCATCACCGCGCGGGCGCGCGCGAGCGGCCACAGCTTCAGGCGCAGGTTGGTGTCGAAGCTGACCTGCACGCCGTGCGCGCGCGCCTCATCGATCGCCGCGAACGCCGCGTCGCAGGCGCTCGCGCTGATCGCGAAACTGATGCCGGACAGATGGAGCACGCGCGCCGCGGCCAGCGCGTCGAGCGGCAGGTCGCCCGGCGCGTAGCGGCTCGCGGCCGAGCCGGCGCGCAGATAGTCGAACGCGTGGCCATGCTCGCCGTGCGAGACGAAATAGACGCCCGTGGGGGCTGCCGCGTCGACGCGGACCGTCGCCGTCTCCACCTGCTCGCGCCGCCACAGTTCGAGCAGCAGACGGCCGAAGTGGTCGCTGCCGACCGCCGAGACGAAGCCGGTGCGCGCGCCCTGGCGCGCCGCCGCGATGCAGAAGTTCGAGGTGTCGCCGCCGAAGCCCTGCAGATACTGCGGCGAGCCCGGCCGCGACTGGTTGAACTCGACCATCGCCTCGCCGAACGCGAGGATCTCGGGCCGCGCCGGCAGGCCCGGTGCCGGCATCGCCCGGGTCATGCCGCTTCGACCTCGCCCCACAGGTCGTGGCCGTCCGCGCCGGTGATCGCCACCGACACGAAATCGCCGACCTTGTAGCGCTTCGCGCCCTTTGCCGCCGGCTCCACGTAGACCACGCCGTCGATTTCCGGCGCGTCGGCTGCCGTGCGGCCGATCCCACCCTCGGCGTTGACTTCGTCGATCAGCACCTTCAGCGTCTGGCCGATCTTGCGCTCGATGCGCGCCGCCGACACTTCCTCGGCCACTTCCATGAAGCGCGCGCGGCGCTCCTCGCGAACCTCGTCCGGCAGCGCGCCGTCGAGTTCGTTCGCCGTCGCGCCTTCCACCGGCGAGTAGGCGAAGCAGCCGACGCGATCGAGTTCCGCCTCGCGGATGAAGTCGAGCAGCGTTTCGAACTGCGCTTCCGTCTCGCCCGGGAAGCCGGCGATGAAGGTGCTGCGGATCGTCAGGTCCGGGCAGATCTCGCGCCATTTGCGCACGCGGTCCAGCACCTTTTCGGCGTTCGCCGGGCGGCGCATGCGCTTGAGCACTTCCGGGTCCGCGTGCTGGAACGGCACGTCCAGATACGGCAGGACGTGGCCGCGATAGGCGCCCTCGGCCATCAGCGGGATGATCTCGTCGACGTGCGGATACGGATAGACGTAGTGCAGGCGCACCCAGGCGCCGTATTGCGCGGCGAGTTCGCCGAGCGCCGCCACGAGTTCCGTCATGCGCGTCTTGAGCGGGCGGCCGTTCCAGAAGCCCGTGCGGTATTTCACGTCGACCCCGTAGGCGCTGGTGTCCTGCGAGATCACGAGCAGTTCCTTCACGCCCGACTTGAACAGGTTCTCCGCTTCCAGCATCACTTCCGCGACCGGGCGCGAGACCAGATCGCCGCGCATCGACGGGATGATGCAGAACGTGCAGCGGTGGTTGCAGCCTTCGGAAATCTTCAGGTACGCGTAGTGGCGCGGCGTGAGCTTGATGCCGGCGGCCGGCACCAGGTCGACGAACGGATCGTGCGGCTTCGGCAGATGGCTGTGGACCGCCTGCATCACCTCGCCGAGCGCGTGCGGGCCGGTGACGGCCAGCACCTTCGGGTGGACTTCCTCGATCAGGCCCGCGCCGCTCGCGCTTTTCTTCGCGCCGAGGCAGCCGGTCACGATCACCTTGCCGTTCTCGGTCAGCGCCTCGCCGATCGCGTCGAGACTTTCCTGGACGGCGTCGTCGATGAAGCCGCAGGTGTTGACGACGACGAGGTCGGCACCGTCGTAGGTGCCGGAGATCTCGTAGCCCTCGGCGCGCAGCTGGGTGATGATTTGTTCGGAATCGACCAGGGCCTTCGGGCAGCCGAGGGAGACGAACCCTACTTTCGGGGTATGGGACATCGGAATCTTGTGGGGTGTGGCGGCAAAAGCGAGAGTTTACAGCTATTTACGGGTCAGCGATCCAAAACAAGCGGCCAGCGGCAGCATTGATCGTCAGCTTGAGTACGCCGCGCGCTGGGCGGCCGAGCGGGACCTGTCGTTGGGTGCGTCCCTTTCACTACGCGACGAAGGGTTGTCCGCCTACCATCAGCGGCACGTCAAGCAAGGCGCACTGAGCGTGTTACTGCGCCGTCGAGGGTGGCCACGTTCCGCCCGGCTCCGTCCTCATCGTCGAGGGTCTGGACCGCCTGAGTCGCGCCGAGCCGTTGCAGGCGCAACTCGCCCAGATCATCAACGCCGGCATCACCGTCGTGACGGCCAGCGACGGCCGAGAGTACAACCGGGAGCGCCTCAAGGCGCAGCCGATGGACCTCGTCTACAGCCTGCTGGTGATGATCCGGGCGCACGAGGAATCCGACACGAAGAGCAAGCGCGTCAAAGCGGCGATCCGGCGCCAGTGCCAAGGCTGGATCGCCGGCACCTGGCGCGCGCCGGTCCGGGTCGGCAAGGCTCCGCAGTGGGTGCGTGAGGATGGGGGCCGATTCGAGTTGATCCCCGAGCGCGCCGCTGCGATCCGCCTCGTGGTCGACATGTACCAGAAGGGGCACGGCGCGGTTCGCACGCTGCGCGAGTTGCACGATCGTGGCATGACGATCACCAACGCCGGCCTGCCGCGCGCGCCGCAACTCTACAAACTGCTCGCGAACCGGATGCTGATCGGCGAGAAAACCGTCGAGTTGGACGGCGAGCAATTTCGCCTTGAGGGCTACTACCCGCCGGTGCTCAGCTCGGCCGAGTTCGCGGACCTGCGCAACGCGGCCAGCGAGCGTGGCCGCCGGAAGGGGAAAGGCGAGATCCCGGGCGTGGTGACCGGGCTGGGCATCACCTACTGCGGATACTGTGGCGCGGCGGTCGTCGCTCAAAACATTATGAGACGTCGGCGCATGGCCAACGGCCTGCCCTACCCCGGCCACCGGCGGCTGCACTGCGTCACCTACAGCTCCAGCACGGGCTGCAAGGTCAGCGGGAGCTGCAGCGTCGCGCCGGTCGAGCGCGCGCTGATGCTCTACTGCTCGGATCAGATGAACCTCACGCGGCTACTGGAGGGCGACAGCGGCGTGACCGCGCTCAACGCCGAGTTGGCACGCGCGCGTGCCGCGGTCGCCGATCTGGAACGCCAGATCGGCCGCGTCACGGATGTGCTGCTGACGGACGAGGCGCAAGCGCCGGCCGCGCTGCTGAAGAGGATGCGCGAGATGGAGGCGGATCTGGAGCGCGAGCGCCATCGCTGTGAGGCGCTCGAACTGCAGGT
The genomic region above belongs to Burkholderia plantarii and contains:
- the bktB gene encoding beta-ketothiolase BktB, which produces MQREVVVVSGVRTAIGGFGGSLKDFAPTALGARVLREALERAGVAGDEVGHVVFGNVVHTEPKDMYLARVAAIEGGVSQHVPALTVNRLCGSGLQAIVSAAQSVLLGDAEIAVAGGAESMSRAPYSMPAARFGQRMGDVKVVDMMLGALSDPFQAIPMGVTAENVAAKYGITREAQDALALESHRRASHATKAGYFKTQILPIEIGSKRGTVTFDSDEHVRHDAAAGDFAKLRPVFAKEDGTVTAGNASGINDAAAAVTLMERRVAEARGLKPLARLVAYAHAGVDPAYMGIGPVPATRKALERAGIGVAELDVIEANEAFAAQACAVANELGFDPAKVNPNGSGISLGHPIGATGALITVKALYELHRISGRYALVTMCIGGGQGIAAVFERI
- a CDS encoding sugar kinase, which encodes MPARPEILAFGEAMVEFNQSRPGSPQYLQGFGGDTSNFCIAAARQGARTGFVSAVGSDHFGRLLLELWRREQVETATVRVDAAAPTGVYFVSHGEHGHAFDYLRAGSAASRYAPGDLPLDALAAARVLHLSGISFAISASACDAAFAAIDEARAHGVQVSFDTNLRLKLWPLARARAVMLEALRRTDICLPSWDDVTVLTGLDERDAIVDALLDCGPRVVALKLGKAGAYVATRDARRLVPAFVVDALDATGAGDCFGGAFIARLVAGDDAFAAARYANAAAALSTRGYGAVAPIPDAQAVRALLGG
- a CDS encoding recombinase family protein; translation: MQAQLAQIINAGITVVTASDGREYNRERLKAQPMDLVYSLLVMIRAHEESDTKSKRVKAAIRRQCQGWIAGTWRAPVRVGKAPQWVREDGGRFELIPERAAAIRLVVDMYQKGHGAVRTLRELHDRGMTITNAGLPRAPQLYKLLANRMLIGEKTVELDGEQFRLEGYYPPVLSSAEFADLRNAASERGRRKGKGEIPGVVTGLGITYCGYCGAAVVAQNIMRRRRMANGLPYPGHRRLHCVTYSSSTGCKVSGSCSVAPVERALMLYCSDQMNLTRLLEGDSGVTALNAELARARAAVADLERQIGRVTDVLLTDEAQAPAALLKRMREMEADLERERHRCEALELQVHAAASAESPAAADAWSALARGVEELDYDARMQARQLVADTFSRIVVFQSGFYPETDDGLIGLMLIAKRGSTRLLHVDRSTGEWRSADDVILDGGLPLPSDGRLAAPPVENQTNPH
- the rimO gene encoding 30S ribosomal protein S12 methylthiotransferase RimO — encoded protein: MSHTPKVGFVSLGCPKALVDSEQIITQLRAEGYEISGTYDGADLVVVNTCGFIDDAVQESLDAIGEALTENGKVIVTGCLGAKKSASGAGLIEEVHPKVLAVTGPHALGEVMQAVHSHLPKPHDPFVDLVPAAGIKLTPRHYAYLKISEGCNHRCTFCIIPSMRGDLVSRPVAEVMLEAENLFKSGVKELLVISQDTSAYGVDVKYRTGFWNGRPLKTRMTELVAALGELAAQYGAWVRLHYVYPYPHVDEIIPLMAEGAYRGHVLPYLDVPFQHADPEVLKRMRRPANAEKVLDRVRKWREICPDLTIRSTFIAGFPGETEAQFETLLDFIREAELDRVGCFAYSPVEGATANELDGALPDEVREERRARFMEVAEEVSAARIERKIGQTLKVLIDEVNAEGGIGRTAADAPEIDGVVYVEPAAKGAKRYKVGDFVSVAITGADGHDLWGEVEAA